Sequence from the Corallococcus sp. EGB genome:
AACTTCCCGGACGCGGTGACGTACGACGCGTCCGGCACGGTGGCCTATGACCTGGCGACGCCCGCGTACAAGGGCGTCGTCGAGCTGGGCGGCACCGTGGCGGGCGGCTGGGTGATGGTGAAGACCTCCAGTGGTGCGGACCGGGCGGTGAAGCCATGAAGAAGCCAATGTGGGGTTTGTTGCTGCTGCTCGCCGCCTGCCGTCCGGATCCGGGGCCGGCTGACTACTCCGGCCAGGAGCTGCCGGGCGGCCTGGACCCCGACGGCGGCACGGGGCCGGATTCGCAGATGCTGCCCGGGCCGTTCCCCTACGAGGCCGGCCAGGCCCGCCTCATGGTGGGCATCTTCTACGAGACGGGCCGCTCGCAGGAGATCATCCTCGACAACGTCGACTCCAACTTCTACCTCTACGAGAACACGGTCTACGTGGAGTCCGACCCCGACCACGTCGAGGGCAAGTCCGCGGACCGCATCGTGCAGAACGGCAAGCCGTGGATGGGCTTCGGCGTGCACTGGAAGCAGACGCACAACTTCGACGCGTGGAAGACGCTCCACGTGAGCATGAAGTCGTCCGACGCCGCCTTCGCCAACGTGAAGGTGGGCATGTCCCACGGCACGGGCACCAACGAGAAGGGCTTCCAGTTGGCTGTCTCGAAGTACGGCTGGGCCAACGACGGTGAGTGGCACCACCTGGCCATCCCCGTCGCGGACTACGTGGCGGCGGGCCTGAAGCTCAACGACGTCTCGTCGCCGTTCACCTTCGCGGCCGAGGGTGGCACGGCCGGTCAGTCACTCCTGCTCGACAACCTGTACTTCACCGCGAACTAGGCAGGAACGCAGTGCCAGGAAGGGCGGGCCGGCTGTCGCCGTCAGGCAGCCGGGACGCCCCAGCCTTGCCTCGAGGGCCCCGTCACGCCCCCGCGTGCGGTGTCTCTCAAGGCAGGGAGGCAGTCCCCCAGCAGGGAAGTCCCTTGCGTCCGCCGCGCGTCCTGGCGGTGCGTGCGAACGCAGGTGTCCCGGTGTTCCTACCCAAGGAGTCGTCCCCCAATGTCTGAATCCTCCTCGCCATTGTCAAGCAGGGGCGTCAGTCCCTGTCTCCCTGAAGCACCGCGTGTCTGGTCATTACAAGCCTTCGCGGCGGTGCTGATGGTGGTGTCCCTCCTCGGTGCGTCCGACGCCCACGCGCAGACGAACCTGGCGCTGAACAAGACCACCTATACCTCTTCCGCCGAGGGTCCATTCCTGGGCCAGTACGCGGTGGACGGCGACGGTGGCACGCGCTGGGCCAGCGGCTTCAGCGCGAATGAATGGATCACCGTGGATCTGGGCCAGACGCGCACCATCGGGCGCGTGGTGCTCACCTGGGAGGCGGCGTACGCCACCGTCTACAAAATCCAGGTCTCCAACAACAACACGACCTTCACCGACGCGCTGACGGTGAACACCGGCGACGGCGCGGTGGATGATCTGTCACTGCCGTCAGGCACGTCGGGCCGGTACATCCGCATGCAGGGCATCACCCGTGCGCTGCCCGCGTATGGCTATTCGCTGTGGGAGTTCGCCGTCTATGAGACGGGCGGCACGCCGCCGCCCACCAACACGGACCTGGCACGCAACCGTCCGGCCACGGCGTCCAGCGTGGAGGCGGACGCCGCGGGGCTGCAGCCGGGCTTCGCGTTCGACGGCGACATCAACACGCGCTGGGCCTCCGCGCAGGGCGTGGATCCGCAGTGGATCCGCGTGGACCTGGGCTCGCCGCAGGTGGTGGGCAAGGTGGTGCTGGAATGGGAGGGCGCGTACGGCAAGACGTACACGATTGACGGCTCCAACGACGACGCCAATTGGACCACGCTCAACACGGTGACCAACGGCGCCATCGGCCGCCGGGAGATCCCCGTCTCCGGCACGTACCGCTACATCCGCATGCGCGGCACGGAGCGCGGCACGGGCTACGGCTATTCGCTGTGGTCCTTCGAGGTCTACCAGAACGGCGGCACGACGCCGCCGCCCACGCAGACCACGAACCAGACCATCAAGCTGAATTTCCCGGAGCTGGCATACGCGAAGATCAACGTGTCGCCCGCGCCGCTGTCGGTGACGCCGGTGCCGGAGGAGGGCAACACCACGCCGTCCGTGCGCAACCCGCCCGGGCCCTTCACCTACCAGCTCACGTTCCCGCCCAACACGACGGTGACGCTGTCGAAGAACCAGTTCTCTCCCACGCAGCCGAACACGGACATCCGCCTGGCGGTGGTGGACGTGAACGGCGTGCAGCAGCGCGCGCAGTCCGTCACGGCGCTGGCGGTGCAGGGCGCGGACTGGAACGTCGAAATCTTCTCCACGGGCAATGGCCCCACGGATCCGCGTGACCCCACCATCATCCCGGACCCGTACGTGGCGCCCGCGCCGCTGCCGGTGGCCGGGGCGTTCCGGCTGGTCGCTCCGGCCAACAACGCGATGGTCACCAACACCCGCCGCCCCACGCTGTCGTGGGCCGCGGTGACGGGGGCGTCGAACTACAAGCTCTACGTCAACCTCACGCGCAACGACTACGACTGGATGGCCGCGGGCAACCTGCTGGACAGGTATACGCAGGTGGCGTCGCAGACGGGCACGTCCTTCACCTTCACCGAGGACCTGCCGGATCGCTGGACGTACAAGTGGTACGTCGTGGCCACGCTGTCGGGCGGGAGCACGTCGCGCTCGGACATCGGCAACTTCAGCGTGTACCTGCCGGTGGTGGAGACGCAGTCGGACGGCGTCAACCTCATCAATGGCATGCGCGACCTGAACAAGAATGGGACCATCGAGCCGTACGAGGACTGGCACAACCCCATCTCCGTACGCGTGAACGACCTCTTGGGCCGCATGACGTTGCACGAGAAGGCGCTGCAGATGTTCTACGACGCCAAGACGTACCCCGAGGCCGGCTTCCAGATGGGGCCCCTGTCGCCCACGGACATCCCCATGTTCCAGAAGGCGTCCGCGGCCACGCGCCTGGGCATTCCGCACATCGACGCGGGGGACACCATCCACGGCTACAAGACGAGCTGGCCCACGCAGCCGGCGCTCGCGGCCTCGCGCGACCTGGACACGATCTACGAGATGGGGGACATCCAGCGCCGCGAGCAGCTGGCCATTGGCAGCCGCGGCACGCTGTCGCCGCTGGCGGAGGTGAACACCAAGGTCCTCTATCCGCGCATCCAGGAGGGCAATGGCGAGGACGCGGACCTGGCGGCGGGCATCACTCGCGCGCTCATCGCGGGCCTCCAGGGCGGTCCAGAGGTGAACCCGAACTCCATCTGGGTGACGACGAAGCACTGGCCGGGGCAGGGCGCTGGCGGTGAGGCGGGCATCACCTACGACGGCACCACCATCCACTACCACATGCGTCCGTGGCACGCGGCCATCGAGGCGGGCACCAGCGGCATCATGCCGGGCTACGCGGGCAGCTGGCTGTTGGGGCCGGAGGGCTACGGCGCGGGTGACAACCCGGGCATCCTCAACTACCTGCGCAACCAGCTGAAGTACACGGGCGTCATCTGCTCGGACTGGCTGCCGTCGGGGTCGTGGGTGCGCTCCGCCACGGCGGGCTCGGACGTGATGGGCGGCGCGACGCCGCAGGCCATGGCCAACTTCGAGAACGAAGTTCCCATCGCGCGCATCAACGACTCCGTGCGCCGCATCCTGGACCTGAAGTTCCGCCTGGGCATCTTCGAGGACCCCTACAAGCAGGGCCCCGCTGGCACGTCCCAGTGGCACACCGCGGACAGCAAGGCAGCGGTGCGCCGGGCGTCCCAGGAGGCCATGACGCTGCTCAAGAACGATGGCGCGCTGCCCATCCGCCTGCCTGCGGGCGGCAAGCTGGTCATCGCCGGCCCTCGCGCGGACGACATGTCCTGCATGGTGACCTGGCGCTCAGACTTCCATGGCAATGAGTTTGGCGACCCGACCATCTACGCGGCGGTGAAGGCGCGCGCGGAGGCCGCGGGGCTCACGGTCTACAAGGACAACACCCCGGCGGGCGTGACGCCGGACGCGGCCATCGTGGTGGTGGGCGAGAGCTACTTCACCCACGGCACCGAGTGGGACAAGGAGAAGCCGTACCTGCCGGGTGACCCGATTGGCTCCGCCCACGACGCGAAGTGGGGCGACCAGTACGGCGTCATCAACAGCTTCAAGTCGCGCGGCATCCCGACCACGGTGGTGGTGATCAGCCCGCGGCCCTACGTGCTGACCAACGTGGTGCCCCTCTCCAACGCGCTGATGCTGGCGTACCGCCCAGGCGACATGGGCGGCTACGCGGTGGCGGACGTGCTGTTCGGTGACGTGCTGCCCCGAGGCAAGACGCCGTGGCAGCTGCCGCGGAGCATGAGCCAGATCGGCACGGACGTGGAGAGCAACCAGTTGGAGAAGTGGGACCTGCCGTTCGACCTGGGCGCGACGGACGCGGAGCGCGCGGCCATCCGCCAGAAGATCGCGGCGGGGCAGCCGGTGCCGCCCACCTATGGCAACCCGCTGTATCAGTATGGCTCTGGCATCCAGGGCTTTGGCCTGACGGACGCGACCCCGCCGGTGGCGTTCAACCTGCTGACGCCCGCGAACAACCTGGTGATTACGGGCACGCGTCCGGCGTTCACCTGGTCCGCGAGCAGCGATCCGCAGACGGGCATCCAGCGCTACGAGGTGTTCCTGGACGGTGGCGCGATGCCGGTGGCCATCACCAAGACGCCGTCGGCGGCGCTGGACGGCCTGAAGCTGGCGAACGGGACGCACACGTGGTTCGTGAAGGCATTCAACTGGGCGAACGGCGTGACGCAGTCCGCGACGTTCACCTTCACGCTGAACGACACGACGCCTCCGGCGGCCTTCGAGGCGCTGTCGCCGTCGGCGGGCCAGTCGGTGCCGGGCACGTCCACCCGCTTCATCTGGGAGCAGACGACGGACGTGGGCGCGGGCGTGGCGGAGTACGTCCTCATCGTGGACGGCACGGACCGCAGCCCCTCCATCCTGCGCAGCACGCCGGTGCCGGCGGGCACGAACCTGGCGCGGGGGAAGAATGCCTACGCCACGTCCGTGGAGTTCGGCAGCGCGAACGATGCGGTGGACGGAAGCCTGACGACGCGCTGGTCCAGCGTGGGCACGGCGACGACGGGTGACACGGAGTCCATCACCATCGACCTGGGAGCCGTCTACTCGCTCAAGCGCATCGTGCTGAACTGGGAGGCCGCCTATGGCCGCCGCTACGTCCTGGAGGCGTCGCTGGACAACACCACCTGGACGGCGCTGAAGACGGTGGACACCGGCGACGGTGGCATCGACGACTGGACGGTGGCCGGCGTGGGCCGCTACGTGCGCATGCGCGGTGTGCAGCGTGCGACGGCGTATGGCTACTCGCTGTGGGAGTTCGAGGTGTACGGCGTGGGCACGGAGCAGACGACGCTGAACGGGCTGGCCACGGGCTCGCACACGTGGCGCGTGCGCGCGGTGGATGGCGCGAACAACACCACGCTGTCCTCGGGGCCCATCACGTTCACGAAGTAGGGTGAGGGCTTGAGGTGAGGGGAGGGGCGGCCGGGGTGCTGGCCGCCCTTCTTCATTTGGACGTCATTCCGCGAAGCATCAGCCTGACGATGGCTCGGAGCTGGGGTTCCAGATCGTCATGGGCAGACTGCGTGACAAGCGTGGGATGGTGGAACGCCGCCGTCGCGCGGAACAGGAGATCCGCCTTCTCGCGCGCGTCCTTCACGCCGGCTTCGGCCAGCAGCTCCTGGAGCTGGCCGAGAAGGTCCTTTACATGCGCGATGGCGAAGGGCTTTTCGACCGCCGACGCGACATCGAACGCCCGAAAGGGCGCCGGGTCATCGAGCGCCCTGGAGCGCTTCATCCTGTAGAGGGTCACGAACCAGTCGACGATGCGTGCCTGCGCGTCCCCGGACCGTCGCGTCACCGCGGCCAGGGACTCCGTGGAGTCACGCAGCCAGCGCTCGAGCATCGCGTCGAAGAGCGCCGCCTTGTCGGCGAAGTGGGGGTAGAGCGCGGCGTGGCTGACCCCGATGTCCCGCGCGACGTCGCTCAAGCGGACCTTGTCGTGTCCGTCGCGCCGCACACGGACCAGCGTGGCGTCGATGGCCTTCTCCTTGAGCTGTTCAGCGGACAAACCGGTGCGAGGCATGGGGCGAGGATACCAGATTGACTGAAGGATACTTACAGATTACATATTTTGAAAGTTGAAACCGTGTCCCCGTGAGGAACCCATGTCCCAGATGACGAACCGGCGGCTTGGCCGCGATGGCCCCGCTGTCTCGACGCTCGGCTTCGGATGCATCAGCGTCGCTCGCAGCGGAGAGGCGGCCGAGCGCCAGGCCATCCGCACCCTCAAGGCCGCGCTGGATGCTGGATTCACGTTCCTCAACACCGCGGACTTCTACGGAAGCGGTCAGAGCGAGTTGAACGTCGGCCGGGCCATTCGTGGCAGGCGCGACGAGGCCTTCCTGAGCGTGAAGTTCGGCGCGCAGGTCGCTCCGAACGGGCGGATGATCGGCCTGGATGGGCGTCCGAACTCGGTCAAGAACTTCGCTGCCTATTCGCTCAAGCGCTTGGGCGTGGATGTGATCGACCTCTACCAGCCGGGCCGCGCGGATCCCGAGGTGCCCTACGAGGAGACGATTGGCGCCATCGCGGACCTGATCCAGGAGGGCAAGGTTCGCTATCTCGGCGTGTCGGAGGTCGGAGCCGATCAGATCC
This genomic interval carries:
- a CDS encoding TetR/AcrR family transcriptional regulator, which produces MPRTGLSAEQLKEKAIDATLVRVRRDGHDKVRLSDVARDIGVSHAALYPHFADKAALFDAMLERWLRDSTESLAAVTRRSGDAQARIVDWFVTLYRMKRSRALDDPAPFRAFDVASAVEKPFAIAHVKDLLGQLQELLAEAGVKDAREKADLLFRATAAFHHPTLVTQSAHDDLEPQLRAIVRLMLRGMTSK
- a CDS encoding discoidin domain-containing protein yields the protein MVVSLLGASDAHAQTNLALNKTTYTSSAEGPFLGQYAVDGDGGTRWASGFSANEWITVDLGQTRTIGRVVLTWEAAYATVYKIQVSNNNTTFTDALTVNTGDGAVDDLSLPSGTSGRYIRMQGITRALPAYGYSLWEFAVYETGGTPPPTNTDLARNRPATASSVEADAAGLQPGFAFDGDINTRWASAQGVDPQWIRVDLGSPQVVGKVVLEWEGAYGKTYTIDGSNDDANWTTLNTVTNGAIGRREIPVSGTYRYIRMRGTERGTGYGYSLWSFEVYQNGGTTPPPTQTTNQTIKLNFPELAYAKINVSPAPLSVTPVPEEGNTTPSVRNPPGPFTYQLTFPPNTTVTLSKNQFSPTQPNTDIRLAVVDVNGVQQRAQSVTALAVQGADWNVEIFSTGNGPTDPRDPTIIPDPYVAPAPLPVAGAFRLVAPANNAMVTNTRRPTLSWAAVTGASNYKLYVNLTRNDYDWMAAGNLLDRYTQVASQTGTSFTFTEDLPDRWTYKWYVVATLSGGSTSRSDIGNFSVYLPVVETQSDGVNLINGMRDLNKNGTIEPYEDWHNPISVRVNDLLGRMTLHEKALQMFYDAKTYPEAGFQMGPLSPTDIPMFQKASAATRLGIPHIDAGDTIHGYKTSWPTQPALAASRDLDTIYEMGDIQRREQLAIGSRGTLSPLAEVNTKVLYPRIQEGNGEDADLAAGITRALIAGLQGGPEVNPNSIWVTTKHWPGQGAGGEAGITYDGTTIHYHMRPWHAAIEAGTSGIMPGYAGSWLLGPEGYGAGDNPGILNYLRNQLKYTGVICSDWLPSGSWVRSATAGSDVMGGATPQAMANFENEVPIARINDSVRRILDLKFRLGIFEDPYKQGPAGTSQWHTADSKAAVRRASQEAMTLLKNDGALPIRLPAGGKLVIAGPRADDMSCMVTWRSDFHGNEFGDPTIYAAVKARAEAAGLTVYKDNTPAGVTPDAAIVVVGESYFTHGTEWDKEKPYLPGDPIGSAHDAKWGDQYGVINSFKSRGIPTTVVVISPRPYVLTNVVPLSNALMLAYRPGDMGGYAVADVLFGDVLPRGKTPWQLPRSMSQIGTDVESNQLEKWDLPFDLGATDAERAAIRQKIAAGQPVPPTYGNPLYQYGSGIQGFGLTDATPPVAFNLLTPANNLVITGTRPAFTWSASSDPQTGIQRYEVFLDGGAMPVAITKTPSAALDGLKLANGTHTWFVKAFNWANGVTQSATFTFTLNDTTPPAAFEALSPSAGQSVPGTSTRFIWEQTTDVGAGVAEYVLIVDGTDRSPSILRSTPVPAGTNLARGKNAYATSVEFGSANDAVDGSLTTRWSSVGTATTGDTESITIDLGAVYSLKRIVLNWEAAYGRRYVLEASLDNTTWTALKTVDTGDGGIDDWTVAGVGRYVRMRGVQRATAYGYSLWEFEVYGVGTEQTTLNGLATGSHTWRVRAVDGANNTTLSSGPITFTK